The following coding sequences are from one Thermostaphylospora chromogena window:
- the rsgA gene encoding ribosome small subunit-dependent GTPase A: protein MSSSPRSSGLFRLSTLGWTDALAAELPAGTVPARVARVDRGAAEVLADDGPRRVRYSASVRRAAAHDPIALPCVGDWVALRPLPEGRCELAAVLPRRTAFTRGGVSRDSLDGLSGDGQGQVLAANMDVVFVAEPSMHATDFADLGRIERLVALAWESGAQPVVLITKTDLFDDGLADLLAEVAAAVPGVEVHPVSVVRGEGVEIARGYLAGSRTAVVLGPSGAGKSTLVNAMAGEEVMETQRVRAADGRGRHTTVRRELIPIPGGGLIIDTPGIRRIGLYEMTDGVDRVFADIEELAAGCRFSDCGHRREPGCAVLAAVEAGELPERRLESWYKLQREAAWMAARTDVRLRREQTRQWKRIHREMRRFGLYRP, encoded by the coding sequence ATGTCATCGTCACCACGATCTTCCGGTCTGTTCCGTCTGTCCACCCTCGGCTGGACCGATGCGCTGGCGGCCGAGCTGCCCGCCGGGACCGTTCCGGCCCGCGTCGCCCGGGTCGACCGCGGCGCCGCCGAGGTGCTCGCCGACGACGGCCCGCGCCGCGTCCGCTACTCCGCGTCCGTACGGCGGGCCGCCGCGCACGATCCCATCGCGCTGCCGTGCGTCGGCGACTGGGTGGCCCTGCGCCCGCTGCCGGAGGGCCGCTGCGAACTGGCGGCCGTGCTGCCCCGCCGTACCGCCTTCACGCGCGGCGGAGTCTCCCGCGACTCGCTGGACGGACTGTCCGGCGACGGTCAGGGGCAGGTCCTGGCCGCCAACATGGACGTCGTCTTCGTCGCGGAGCCGTCCATGCACGCCACCGACTTCGCCGACCTGGGCCGCATCGAACGGCTCGTGGCGCTCGCCTGGGAGAGCGGCGCGCAGCCGGTCGTGCTGATCACCAAGACCGACCTGTTCGACGACGGTCTGGCCGACCTGCTCGCCGAGGTCGCCGCCGCGGTGCCGGGCGTGGAGGTGCATCCGGTCTCCGTGGTGCGGGGCGAGGGCGTGGAGATCGCCCGCGGGTACCTGGCCGGCTCGCGGACCGCGGTCGTCCTGGGCCCGTCGGGGGCGGGCAAGTCCACCCTCGTCAACGCGATGGCGGGGGAGGAGGTCATGGAGACCCAGCGGGTGCGGGCGGCCGACGGCCGGGGACGGCACACGACCGTCCGGCGCGAGCTGATCCCGATTCCGGGCGGCGGCCTGATCATCGACACGCCGGGGATCCGGCGGATCGGGCTGTATGAGATGACCGACGGCGTGGACCGGGTCTTCGCCGACATCGAGGAGCTGGCCGCGGGATGCCGGTTCTCCGACTGCGGGCACCGGAGGGAGCCGGGGTGCGCCGTGCTGGCCGCCGTGGAGGCGGGGGAGCTGCCCGAGCGGCGGTTGGAGAGCTGGTACAAGCTGCAGCGGGAGGCCGCCTGGATGGCGGCGCGCACCGACGTCCGGCTGCGGCGGGAGCAGACCCGCCAGTGGAAGCGCATCCACCGGGAGATGCGCCGCTTCGGGCTCTACCGCCCGTGA
- a CDS encoding sigma-70 family RNA polymerase sigma factor — MNELYREYHRPLLAFVVRLTAGDRQWAEDVVQETMLRAWRSAARLDADAPSLMPWLATVARRIVIDDRRRKDARPQETGEEPLESVPMPDEMEDLLRQVVVSDALKSLSPAHRQILNETILRDRSVNEAAKVLGIPVGTVKSRVYYAIRAARIALEERGVTA; from the coding sequence ATCAACGAGCTGTACCGGGAATACCACCGGCCGCTGCTCGCCTTCGTGGTACGTCTCACCGCCGGCGACCGGCAGTGGGCCGAGGACGTCGTCCAGGAGACGATGTTGCGCGCCTGGCGCAGCGCCGCCCGTCTTGACGCGGACGCTCCCTCTCTGATGCCCTGGTTGGCGACCGTCGCCCGACGTATCGTCATCGATGACCGCCGTCGCAAGGACGCGCGTCCCCAGGAGACGGGAGAGGAACCTCTGGAGAGCGTGCCCATGCCGGATGAGATGGAGGATCTCCTCCGCCAGGTGGTCGTGTCGGACGCGCTGAAGTCGCTTTCGCCGGCCCACCGCCAGATCCTGAACGAGACCATCCTCCGGGATCGCTCGGTGAACGAGGCGGCGAAGGTGCTTGGCATACCCGTGGGTACGGTGAAATCCCGGGTTTACTACGCCATCCGCGCCGCGCGCATCGCGCTTGAAGAAAGGGGGGTGACGGCATGA
- a CDS encoding anti-sigma factor family protein, protein MSPEVEHTDVGAYALGLLEEEDRRAFAAHLTRCARCRRELEELSGMASVLSGLGPVEDDEEDTRRASGAAVAALRRKRAAERRSRYVMLAAGVAASVTLVAGGVVAGFLMDDGGSVSAAPTLGPDSMHSPAEALYRSGTPLTGVGESGISGGVVMEPKLWGTHAALELKGILGPLECELIAVSKTGERRVLTGWSVPRKGYGVPGSPDPLYVHGGTALKPEEIDRFEVVTTTGTTLLTVST, encoded by the coding sequence ATGAGCCCTGAGGTGGAACACACCGATGTGGGCGCCTACGCCCTCGGCCTCCTCGAGGAGGAGGACCGCCGGGCCTTCGCCGCCCACCTGACCCGGTGCGCCAGGTGCAGGCGGGAGCTGGAGGAGCTGTCCGGCATGGCGAGCGTGCTCTCCGGCCTGGGCCCCGTGGAGGACGACGAGGAGGACACCCGCAGGGCCTCCGGCGCGGCGGTGGCCGCGCTGCGCCGCAAGCGGGCGGCCGAGCGCCGTTCACGGTACGTCATGCTCGCGGCCGGTGTGGCCGCCTCGGTGACGCTGGTGGCCGGCGGCGTCGTGGCGGGCTTCCTGATGGACGACGGAGGCTCCGTGTCCGCCGCCCCCACGCTCGGGCCCGACAGCATGCACAGTCCGGCCGAGGCCCTCTACCGCAGCGGCACCCCGCTCACCGGCGTCGGCGAGTCGGGCATCTCCGGCGGGGTCGTCATGGAGCCGAAACTGTGGGGCACGCACGCCGCCCTGGAGCTGAAGGGGATCCTCGGGCCCCTGGAGTGCGAGCTGATCGCGGTGTCCAAGACCGGTGAGCGGCGGGTGCTCACCGGGTGGTCGGTGCCGCGCAAGGGGTACGGCGTGCCGGGCTCCCCCGATCCGCTCTACGTGCACGGCGGAACCGCGCTGAAGCCCGAGGAGATCGACCGCTTCGAGGTCGTCACCACCACCGGAACCACGCTGCTCACCGTCTCGACCTGA
- a CDS encoding CHRD domain-containing protein, whose amino-acid sequence MAKRPLAVLGFALSAGLIVAAVAPLPAHSASTVSTPVFLAAKMVGENEVPTGGAWKVNVKPAGDEDGSALAVFRIHGDTVSYAIRWDKVARPNGFHIHKGNAGVNGDVVIPFFGEALPASALAVMGEVKVEDRALLSRIVNNPQGWYANLHNKDFPGGAVRAQLQRVRPTHLPKVLATPAKESLWTVGTGKQEVPAKGTKVGDKDGRAEWLFLLEGKKMLYAAAWEKIAPPTGGHVHRGAKGENGPVQVSLFADGDGLPKSITGIAGEVSIKADLAQRIRKNPKNWYADLRTGQFPDGAVRGQLRAYNGGW is encoded by the coding sequence ATGGCCAAGCGCCCCCTCGCCGTCCTCGGCTTCGCCCTGTCCGCCGGGCTGATCGTCGCCGCCGTGGCGCCGCTCCCCGCGCACTCCGCGTCCACGGTCTCGACCCCCGTCTTCCTCGCCGCCAAGATGGTCGGGGAGAACGAGGTCCCGACCGGCGGAGCGTGGAAGGTGAACGTCAAGCCCGCCGGCGACGAGGACGGCAGCGCCCTCGCGGTCTTCCGCATCCACGGCGACACCGTCTCCTACGCCATCCGCTGGGACAAGGTCGCCCGGCCGAACGGCTTCCACATCCACAAGGGGAACGCGGGCGTCAACGGCGACGTGGTCATCCCCTTCTTCGGGGAGGCCCTCCCCGCGAGCGCTCTCGCCGTGATGGGCGAGGTCAAGGTCGAAGACCGAGCGCTGCTCAGCCGGATCGTGAACAACCCGCAAGGCTGGTACGCCAACCTGCACAACAAGGACTTCCCCGGCGGGGCCGTACGCGCCCAGCTCCAGCGGGTCCGGCCGACCCACCTGCCGAAGGTGCTGGCCACCCCGGCGAAGGAATCGCTGTGGACGGTGGGCACCGGCAAGCAGGAGGTGCCCGCGAAGGGGACCAAGGTCGGCGACAAGGACGGCCGCGCCGAGTGGCTGTTCCTCCTGGAAGGCAAGAAGATGCTCTACGCCGCGGCCTGGGAGAAGATCGCCCCGCCCACCGGCGGGCACGTCCACCGCGGCGCGAAGGGCGAGAACGGCCCGGTGCAGGTGTCGCTCTTCGCCGACGGCGACGGCCTGCCCAAGTCGATCACCGGAATCGCCGGCGAGGTGTCCATCAAGGCCGACCTCGCGCAGCGCATCAGGAAGAACCCGAAGAACTGGTACGCCGACCTGCGCACCGGCCAGTTCCCCGATGGCGCGGTGCGCGGCCAGCTCCGGGCCTACAACGGCGGCTGGTAG
- the glyA gene encoding serine hydroxymethyltransferase, with product MSLAAVDPEIAELIKAEERRQANTVKLIPSENYVSKAVLEATGTVLTNKYSEGYAGKRYYEGQQVIDQIETLAIERAKALFGVPYANVQPYSGSPANLAIYMAFLSPGDTVMGMGLPFGGHLTHGWSVSATGKWFNPVRYGVRRDTGRIDMDEVRSLALEHRPKLIFCGGTAIPRQIDFPAFAEIAREVGAVLAADIAHIAGLIAGGAHPSPVGHADVISTTTHKTLRGPRGAMLMASTEEHAKALDKAVFPGLQGGPHNHTTAAIAVALKEAATPEFSAYAHKVVANAKTLADELLARGFDLVSGGTDNHLILIDLTSKGVGGKPAAQALDRAGLETNYNTVPFDPRKPFDPSGIRIGTPSVTSRGMGEQEMRQIAAWMDEVVTALAKGDAEEVITRVRAEVSELTRAFPTPGLDG from the coding sequence ATGAGCCTCGCCGCAGTTGATCCGGAGATCGCCGAGCTCATCAAGGCGGAAGAGCGGCGCCAGGCCAACACCGTCAAGCTGATCCCGTCGGAGAACTACGTCTCGAAGGCCGTCCTGGAGGCCACCGGGACGGTTCTGACGAACAAGTACTCCGAGGGCTACGCGGGTAAGCGGTACTACGAGGGTCAGCAGGTCATCGACCAGATCGAGACGCTCGCGATCGAGCGGGCCAAGGCGCTGTTCGGCGTGCCGTACGCCAACGTGCAGCCCTACTCCGGCTCACCCGCCAACCTGGCGATCTACATGGCCTTCCTCTCGCCTGGCGACACCGTGATGGGCATGGGACTGCCCTTCGGCGGCCACCTCACCCACGGCTGGTCGGTCTCGGCCACCGGCAAGTGGTTCAACCCCGTCCGCTACGGCGTGCGCCGCGACACCGGCCGCATCGACATGGACGAGGTGCGTTCCCTCGCGTTGGAGCACCGCCCCAAGCTGATCTTCTGCGGCGGCACCGCCATCCCGCGGCAGATCGATTTCCCGGCCTTCGCCGAGATCGCCCGGGAGGTCGGGGCGGTCCTCGCCGCCGACATCGCGCACATCGCCGGTCTGATCGCGGGCGGCGCCCACCCGTCCCCGGTGGGGCACGCCGACGTGATCTCCACGACCACCCACAAGACGCTGCGCGGCCCGCGCGGGGCCATGCTGATGGCCTCCACCGAGGAGCACGCCAAGGCGCTGGACAAGGCGGTCTTCCCCGGCCTGCAGGGCGGTCCGCACAACCACACGACCGCCGCCATCGCGGTCGCCCTCAAGGAGGCGGCCACGCCCGAGTTCTCCGCCTACGCCCACAAGGTGGTGGCCAACGCCAAGACACTCGCCGACGAGCTGCTGGCCCGCGGGTTCGACCTCGTCTCCGGCGGCACCGACAACCACCTGATCCTGATCGACCTGACCTCCAAGGGCGTGGGAGGCAAGCCCGCCGCCCAGGCGCTGGACCGTGCGGGGCTGGAGACCAACTACAACACCGTCCCGTTCGACCCGCGCAAGCCGTTCGACCCCTCCGGCATCCGCATCGGCACGCCGTCGGTGACCTCGCGCGGCATGGGCGAGCAGGAGATGCGGCAGATCGCCGCCTGGATGGACGAGGTCGTCACCGCCCTGGCCAAGGGCGACGCCGAAGAGGTGATCACGCGGGTGCGTGCCGAGGTGAGCGAGCTGACCCGCGCCTTCCCCACCCCCGGCCTGGACGGCTGA
- a CDS encoding YccF domain-containing protein, with protein sequence MRTILNVIWLVFAGFWLAVGYVVAGIICCILIITIPFGIASFRIAAYALWPFGRTVIRDPQAGIMSTVGNVIWFIFAGLWLAIGHVLTSIPLFVSIIGIPLGVANLKMVPISLLPLGARIVDADDPYAIPR encoded by the coding sequence ATGCGTACGATTCTGAACGTCATCTGGCTGGTTTTTGCTGGCTTCTGGCTGGCCGTCGGATACGTCGTAGCCGGCATCATCTGCTGCATTCTCATCATCACCATTCCGTTCGGCATTGCCTCGTTCAGGATCGCCGCATACGCCTTGTGGCCGTTCGGCCGTACCGTGATCCGCGACCCGCAGGCGGGGATCATGTCCACGGTGGGCAACGTGATCTGGTTCATCTTCGCGGGCCTGTGGCTGGCCATCGGGCACGTCCTCACCTCGATCCCGCTGTTCGTGTCGATCATCGGCATCCCGCTCGGCGTGGCGAACCTCAAGATGGTGCCGATCTCGCTGCTGCCGTTGGGGGCCCGCATCGTGGACGCGGACGACCCGTACGCCATCCCCCGCTGA
- a CDS encoding nitrite/sulfite reductase: MTTPARPANRHHKRPRGEGQWALGYREPLNKNEENKKNDDGLNVRQRIIDIYAKRGFDSIDPADLRGRFRWYGLYTQRRPGIDGGKTAILEPEELDDRYFMLRVRIDGGQLTVEQLRVIADISTTYARGTADITDRQNIQLHWVEIESVPEIWERLEAVGLHTTEACGDTPRVIIGCPLAGIAADEVIDATPQLREIRDRYIGDPAFSNLPRKYKTAISGCTAHCTVHEINDVAFVGVELADGTKGFDLWVGGGLSTNPMLAKRLNVFVRPEQVAEVWAGVTSIFRDYGYRRLRHRARLKFLVNDWGTEKFRDVLEKEYLGYPLPDGPAPAPPRNGRRDHVGVFPQRDGNFYVGFAPRVGRMSGELLHAVADIAERHGSDRVRTTTEQKMVILDVAPDRVDSLVAELEAHDLQVKPSTFRRQTMACTGIEYCKLAIVETKKLASELIDELERRLPDFDVPLSINVNGCPNSCARIQVADIGLKGQLVMDDNGEQVEGFQIHLGGSIGVSSGFGRKVRGLKTTAAELPDYIERVVRNYDAQRKDGETFAEWVQRAEEADLK, from the coding sequence ATGACGACCCCGGCCAGGCCGGCGAACCGCCACCACAAGCGCCCGCGCGGCGAGGGGCAGTGGGCCCTCGGCTATCGCGAGCCGCTCAACAAGAACGAAGAGAACAAGAAGAACGACGACGGTCTCAACGTCCGTCAACGGATCATCGACATCTACGCCAAGCGCGGGTTCGACTCCATCGACCCCGCTGACCTACGCGGCCGTTTCCGCTGGTACGGCCTGTACACCCAGCGCCGCCCCGGCATCGATGGCGGCAAGACCGCGATCTTGGAGCCGGAGGAGCTCGACGACCGCTACTTCATGCTCCGGGTGCGCATCGACGGCGGCCAGCTCACCGTGGAGCAGCTGCGGGTGATCGCCGACATCTCCACCACCTACGCCCGGGGCACCGCCGACATCACCGACCGGCAGAACATCCAGCTCCACTGGGTGGAGATCGAGTCGGTCCCGGAGATCTGGGAGCGGCTGGAGGCCGTGGGCCTGCACACCACGGAGGCGTGCGGCGACACTCCGCGCGTGATCATAGGCTGCCCCCTGGCGGGGATCGCCGCCGACGAGGTGATCGACGCCACCCCGCAGCTGCGCGAGATCCGCGACCGCTACATCGGCGACCCCGCCTTCTCCAACCTGCCGCGCAAGTACAAGACGGCGATAAGCGGGTGCACGGCTCACTGCACGGTCCACGAGATCAACGACGTGGCGTTCGTCGGCGTGGAACTCGCCGACGGCACCAAGGGCTTCGATCTGTGGGTCGGCGGCGGGCTCTCCACCAACCCGATGCTCGCCAAGCGGCTCAACGTCTTCGTGCGGCCCGAGCAGGTGGCCGAGGTGTGGGCCGGAGTCACCAGCATCTTCCGCGACTACGGCTACCGGCGGCTGCGCCACCGGGCCCGGCTCAAGTTCCTGGTCAACGACTGGGGTACGGAGAAGTTCCGCGATGTGCTGGAGAAGGAGTACCTCGGGTACCCGCTGCCCGACGGTCCCGCTCCGGCGCCGCCGCGGAACGGCCGCCGCGACCACGTCGGCGTCTTCCCGCAGCGTGACGGCAACTTCTATGTCGGCTTCGCGCCGAGGGTGGGCCGGATGAGCGGCGAACTGCTGCACGCCGTCGCCGACATCGCCGAGCGGCACGGCTCCGATCGCGTCCGCACCACCACCGAGCAGAAGATGGTGATCCTCGACGTGGCGCCCGACCGCGTCGACTCGCTGGTGGCCGAGCTGGAGGCCCACGACCTGCAGGTCAAGCCCTCCACCTTCCGCAGGCAGACGATGGCCTGCACCGGCATCGAGTACTGCAAGCTCGCCATCGTCGAGACCAAGAAACTGGCCTCCGAGCTCATCGATGAGCTGGAGCGGCGGCTGCCCGACTTCGACGTCCCGCTGTCGATCAACGTCAACGGCTGTCCGAACTCCTGCGCCCGCATCCAGGTGGCCGACATCGGCCTGAAGGGTCAGCTCGTCATGGACGACAACGGCGAGCAGGTCGAGGGTTTCCAGATCCACCTGGGCGGCTCCATCGGCGTCAGCTCGGGCTTCGGCCGCAAGGTCCGCGGTCTGAAGACCACCGCCGCCGAGCTGCCCGATTACATCGAGCGGGTCGTCCGGAACTACGACGCACAGCGTAAGGACGGCGAGACCTTCGCCGAGTGGGTGCAGCGCGCCGAGGAGGCCGATCTCAAGTGA
- a CDS encoding phosphoadenylyl-sulfate reductase has translation MTLVDIEVGLQRRELDLRDVAESAAKSLEDAPAREIIRWAVATFGDRLCLTSSMSDALLIDLVSRIKPGIDVLFIDTGYHFAETIGTRDAVRQVYDVNVIDVKPSRTVAEQDRDLGPRLFGRNPDLCCYLRKVEPLNRALEPYLAWISGIRRDESPTRSDIKVVEWDAKRQMVKINPIARWTQEDVDNYIADNGVLVNPLHYDNYPSIGCAPCTRRVLDGADPRSGRWAGTGKTECGIHL, from the coding sequence ATGACGTTGGTCGATATCGAGGTCGGACTGCAGCGACGAGAGCTCGACCTCCGGGACGTCGCGGAGTCCGCCGCGAAGTCGCTGGAGGACGCGCCCGCGCGTGAGATCATCAGGTGGGCGGTGGCGACGTTCGGCGACCGCCTGTGCCTCACCTCATCGATGAGCGACGCTCTCCTCATCGACCTGGTCAGCCGGATCAAGCCGGGCATCGACGTGCTGTTCATCGACACCGGCTACCACTTCGCGGAGACCATCGGCACCCGCGACGCCGTGCGGCAGGTCTACGACGTCAACGTGATCGACGTCAAGCCGTCCCGGACCGTGGCGGAACAGGACCGCGACCTCGGTCCCCGGCTCTTCGGCCGCAACCCCGACCTGTGCTGCTATCTGCGCAAGGTCGAGCCGCTGAACCGCGCGCTGGAACCGTACCTCGCGTGGATCTCCGGCATCCGCCGGGACGAGTCGCCCACCCGCTCCGACATCAAGGTCGTGGAGTGGGACGCCAAGCGGCAGATGGTCAAGATCAACCCGATCGCCCGGTGGACGCAGGAGGACGTCGACAACTACATCGCCGACAACGGCGTGCTGGTCAACCCGCTGCACTACGACAACTACCCCTCCATCGGATGCGCCCCCTGCACCCGCCGGGTGCTCGACGGGGCCGACCCGCGCAGCGGCCGCTGGGCCGGCACGGGCAAGACCGAATGCGGCATCCACCTGTGA
- a CDS encoding sirohydrochlorin chelatase, producing MRHPPVTPDSPLVAVAHGSRDPRAAATVEALLEGVRRRRPDLDVRAAYLDHAPPTLGQALYGLAEAVVLPLLLTEAYHSRVDIPAALAEITSRRPRLRVHRGTTLGPHPLLLTALERRLAEAGVEAGDPDTAVVLVSAGSSDARANAVVARMARDWARRRPWWAVTAAYASAAAPVPGEAVARLLRAGASRVVVAPYLLAPGYFADKVSREALAAGAERVSGVLGPAPELAELVVIRHAQAVRQAERDRVYA from the coding sequence ATGCGGCATCCACCTGTGACGCCCGACTCGCCGCTGGTCGCGGTCGCACACGGGTCTCGCGATCCACGGGCCGCGGCCACCGTGGAGGCTCTTCTCGAGGGGGTGCGGCGCCGCCGTCCCGACCTGGACGTGCGCGCCGCCTACCTCGACCACGCCCCTCCCACGCTCGGCCAGGCCCTGTACGGTCTGGCCGAGGCGGTCGTGCTGCCGCTGCTGCTCACCGAGGCCTACCACAGCCGGGTCGACATCCCCGCCGCGCTCGCCGAGATCACCTCCCGCAGGCCTCGGCTGCGCGTGCACCGCGGCACGACGCTCGGCCCGCATCCTCTGCTGCTCACGGCGCTGGAGCGCCGGCTGGCCGAGGCCGGCGTCGAAGCGGGCGATCCCGACACCGCGGTCGTTCTGGTGTCGGCGGGCTCCAGTGACGCCCGGGCCAACGCGGTGGTCGCCCGCATGGCCCGCGACTGGGCGCGCCGCCGCCCGTGGTGGGCCGTCACCGCCGCCTACGCTTCCGCCGCCGCCCCGGTTCCCGGCGAGGCGGTGGCCCGGCTGCTGCGTGCGGGCGCCTCCAGGGTGGTCGTCGCCCCCTATCTGCTGGCGCCCGGGTACTTCGCCGACAAGGTGAGCCGGGAGGCGCTCGCCGCCGGGGCCGAGAGGGTCTCCGGTGTTCTCGGCCCGGCTCCGGAACTCGCCGAGCTGGTCGTGATCCGGCACGCGCAGGCGGTACGGCAGGCCGAGCGCGACCGGGTGTACGCCTGA
- a CDS encoding DUF1707 SHOCT-like domain-containing protein, with translation MRASDAEREAAVERLKTASVEGRLTLGELAERTEAAYSAITRAELDVILSDLPDTGDRSLSVPDGGAKRSRRWFVALLGDTKRRGKWRVDREIAIAAVMGDVVLDLREAEVRGDGVDITATALMGNVKIIVPDGVNVDLDGLAIMGEKRLEVEAAEHGTSLPYVRVKAYALMGDIKVIGDSRADRAKRSWAVWREQWEQLRRELFGDLPPAYGGRPHIAHPPSHHLPHTPHPPQPPSPPPPR, from the coding sequence ATGAGGGCGTCGGACGCCGAGCGCGAAGCGGCGGTGGAGCGGCTCAAGACCGCTTCCGTAGAGGGACGGCTCACACTGGGCGAACTGGCCGAACGCACCGAGGCGGCCTACTCCGCGATCACCCGCGCCGAACTCGACGTGATCCTGTCCGACCTGCCCGACACCGGCGACCGGTCCCTGTCCGTCCCGGACGGCGGCGCGAAACGGTCCCGCAGATGGTTCGTCGCCCTCCTGGGCGACACCAAGCGGCGCGGGAAGTGGCGCGTCGACCGGGAGATCGCCATCGCGGCCGTCATGGGCGACGTCGTCCTCGACCTGCGCGAGGCCGAGGTCCGGGGAGACGGCGTGGACATAACGGCCACCGCTCTCATGGGCAATGTGAAGATCATCGTCCCGGACGGCGTGAACGTCGACCTCGACGGCTTGGCGATCATGGGCGAGAAGCGGCTGGAGGTCGAGGCGGCCGAACACGGCACGTCCCTGCCGTACGTCAGGGTGAAGGCGTACGCCCTGATGGGCGACATCAAGGTCATCGGTGACTCGCGGGCCGATCGGGCCAAGCGCTCCTGGGCCGTCTGGCGCGAGCAGTGGGAGCAGCTGCGCCGGGAGCTGTTCGGCGACCTCCCGCCCGCGTACGGCGGGCGACCGCACATCGCCCACCCCCCGTCACACCACCTCCCGCACACCCCGCACCCTCCGCAGCCGCCGTCCCCACCCCCGCCGCGCTGA
- a CDS encoding ankyrin repeat domain-containing protein, with amino-acid sequence MYRELLDAVAADDVERVRALLDAGQSADPPEDGGPTALYRAAARGRVEIVRELLAHGAAPDRISVAAPGPAPGEEGAGAGGDDDGLPLCGAAACGDVETVAALLAAGADPRAAERDGWTPLLWAAANGHTAAARTLLEAGADVEAHNDHGDTPLTLAARRGATGVVRALLEHGADPDAPDGDGDTALSIAEDWLGVHLETALLEHAELEAPEGTEFTVTRAPSPDGHDVVTVASRDGEVVLCAQRGHAAVVTLLEQALEIFVPFPDMLRRALAYRDADRDHETWWTVVDALAARDDEETFEAALELCTGDDPRGREFGADLLGALASREDSADSAGLGDQGADETRAARAVPVLRRMAVTEGVEAVLDSVLNALGRYGDPRALPEVLAVIRRPGRTPTPADPMALAAVMPGVGEDGYDDALAELLRMTEDDDPEVREWATQAVAGLQADGEPIRAALAARLEDSNLTAVAEAARGLAERDDARARDGVQRVLAESGDEYARDLAVQAARRLGLPETELHP; translated from the coding sequence ATGTACCGAGAGCTGCTGGACGCTGTTGCGGCCGACGACGTGGAGAGGGTGCGGGCGCTGCTCGACGCCGGGCAGAGCGCCGATCCGCCGGAGGACGGCGGGCCGACGGCCTTGTACCGGGCCGCGGCGCGCGGCCGGGTCGAGATCGTGCGGGAACTGCTGGCGCACGGCGCCGCCCCCGACCGGATCAGCGTGGCCGCCCCGGGACCGGCCCCCGGCGAGGAGGGCGCCGGGGCGGGCGGCGATGACGACGGTCTGCCGCTGTGCGGTGCGGCGGCGTGCGGGGACGTCGAAACCGTCGCCGCGCTGCTGGCCGCGGGGGCCGACCCGCGCGCCGCGGAGCGGGACGGCTGGACGCCGCTGCTGTGGGCGGCGGCGAACGGCCACACCGCAGCCGCGCGGACGCTGCTCGAGGCCGGGGCGGACGTCGAGGCGCACAACGACCACGGCGACACGCCGCTGACCCTGGCGGCCCGCCGGGGCGCGACGGGGGTGGTGCGGGCGCTGCTCGAACACGGTGCCGACCCGGACGCGCCGGACGGCGACGGCGACACCGCGCTGTCGATCGCCGAGGACTGGCTGGGCGTGCACCTGGAGACGGCCCTGCTGGAGCATGCCGAGCTGGAGGCGCCCGAGGGCACGGAGTTCACCGTGACCCGCGCGCCGTCCCCGGACGGCCACGACGTGGTCACCGTGGCTTCGCGGGACGGCGAGGTGGTGCTGTGCGCCCAGCGGGGGCACGCCGCGGTCGTCACGCTGCTGGAACAGGCCTTGGAGATCTTCGTGCCGTTCCCGGACATGCTGCGGCGCGCCCTGGCCTACCGCGACGCCGACCGGGACCATGAGACGTGGTGGACGGTGGTGGACGCACTGGCCGCCAGGGACGACGAGGAGACCTTCGAGGCGGCGCTGGAGCTGTGCACCGGGGACGATCCGCGAGGCAGGGAGTTCGGCGCGGACCTGCTGGGGGCGCTCGCCTCCCGTGAGGACTCCGCGGACTCCGCCGGCCTCGGAGACCAGGGTGCGGATGAGACTCGGGCGGCGCGCGCGGTGCCCGTTCTGCGCAGGATGGCGGTGACCGAGGGCGTCGAGGCGGTGCTCGACTCGGTGCTGAACGCGCTGGGCCGCTACGGCGACCCGCGGGCGCTGCCGGAGGTCCTGGCCGTGATCCGCCGTCCGGGCCGGACCCCCACACCCGCCGACCCGATGGCGCTCGCGGCGGTCATGCCGGGCGTCGGGGAGGACGGATACGACGACGCCCTGGCCGAACTGCTGCGCATGACCGAGGACGACGACCCCGAGGTGCGCGAGTGGGCGACGCAGGCGGTGGCCGGCCTGCAGGCCGACGGCGAGCCGATCCGCGCGGCGCTGGCCGCCCGGCTGGAGGACTCGAATCTGACGGCGGTGGCGGAGGCCGCGCGGGGACTGGCGGAGCGGGACGACGCGCGGGCTCGAGACGGCGTGCAGCGGGTGCTGGCCGAGAGCGGGGACGAGTACGCGAGGGATCTGGCCGTGCAGGCCGCACGCAGGCTGGGCCTGCCGGAGACGGAACTCCACCCCTGA